In a single window of the Melioribacteraceae bacterium genome:
- the dnaG gene encoding DNA primase, with product MKIPERQIEEIRNSADIVDIVSGYVQLRKRGKNFIGLCPFHTEKTPSFTVSNEKQIYNCFGCGNGGNVFKFLMEFKNISFVEAVEELADHLGIKLESESSFNDQNDELEILYELNLFAARFFSDNLLKSSTGEEAREYLKQRNIKLNTQKVFGLGYAIHGWNNLLDAAKENNLNLQKMKQLGLIDTNDRNEFYDKYRGRIIFPIFSPNGRVIAFGGRIFPNQDNVAKYLNSPESPVYSKRRVLYGLFHSKEEIRKFDRAILVEGYMDLISLYQTGIKNVVASSGTSLTEEQVQLLSRFTKNIIVLFDADAAGEKAALRSIEILLKYDFDVKVMTLPKGDDPDSFIIRNGKEKFEELALKAKGFLEYQTQQFEEAGAFEDPIETTKAIRELVKTLAIVNDELKRSILLKSITKKFNLREKLIESELNNYLNQSKARPVQQSVSRTYVQNSNQQLKLSPKQEKENPFERELVRMLYSGALEIIEHIFDNISVETFSNKILKNLAMVASEGYNVNKISPAYLIDQINDEESRKFILKLTLEDRTISKKWDDFSFNGKIDKDTIEYAKDTVRNFLLFQKDLEIEENIKIISESKDERLHIELLKRNKELYEEKNEILSHKPGI from the coding sequence ATGAAAATACCAGAAAGACAAATAGAAGAAATACGAAACTCGGCCGATATTGTAGATATTGTTTCCGGATATGTGCAACTCCGGAAAAGAGGGAAGAATTTTATTGGATTGTGCCCATTCCACACCGAAAAAACTCCTTCTTTTACCGTAAGCAATGAAAAACAAATTTATAACTGTTTTGGGTGCGGTAATGGAGGAAATGTATTTAAGTTTTTAATGGAATTTAAAAATATCTCCTTTGTTGAAGCGGTTGAGGAATTGGCCGATCATCTCGGAATAAAACTGGAAAGTGAATCCTCTTTTAATGATCAAAATGATGAACTCGAAATTTTATATGAACTCAATCTGTTTGCGGCAAGATTTTTTTCAGATAACTTGCTTAAAAGCAGTACGGGTGAAGAAGCTCGAGAGTACCTAAAGCAACGAAATATTAAACTGAATACTCAAAAAGTTTTTGGACTCGGTTACGCAATTCATGGATGGAATAATCTCCTTGATGCGGCAAAGGAAAACAATCTCAATCTTCAAAAAATGAAACAGCTTGGCTTAATTGATACTAACGATAGAAATGAGTTTTACGATAAATACCGAGGAAGAATTATTTTCCCGATTTTTTCTCCAAACGGAAGAGTAATTGCGTTTGGTGGAAGGATATTTCCCAATCAAGATAATGTTGCTAAATATTTAAACTCCCCAGAATCACCGGTATATTCAAAGAGAAGAGTGCTTTACGGCTTGTTTCATTCAAAAGAGGAAATTAGGAAATTCGACCGGGCAATCCTTGTAGAAGGTTACATGGATTTAATTTCGTTGTATCAGACTGGAATTAAAAATGTAGTAGCCTCTTCGGGAACCTCTTTAACAGAGGAGCAGGTTCAGCTTCTATCCCGCTTCACAAAAAATATTATTGTATTGTTTGATGCAGATGCCGCGGGAGAAAAAGCCGCGCTTCGAAGTATTGAAATATTGTTGAAATATGATTTTGATGTGAAAGTTATGACGCTTCCTAAGGGAGATGACCCCGATTCATTTATAATTAGAAATGGTAAAGAGAAATTTGAGGAACTTGCCCTAAAAGCAAAAGGATTTCTTGAATATCAAACTCAGCAATTTGAAGAAGCTGGAGCATTTGAAGATCCTATTGAAACTACAAAAGCAATTAGAGAATTGGTAAAAACTCTTGCAATTGTAAATGATGAGTTGAAAAGAAGTATACTTTTAAAGAGTATTACCAAAAAATTTAATCTTCGCGAAAAACTAATTGAATCGGAACTGAATAATTATCTAAATCAGTCAAAAGCGAGGCCTGTCCAGCAGAGTGTCAGCAGAACTTATGTACAAAACAGCAATCAACAGTTAAAGCTTTCACCAAAGCAAGAGAAAGAAAATCCCTTTGAAAGAGAGTTGGTCCGTATGCTCTACTCGGGTGCGCTCGAGATAATTGAACATATATTCGATAATATTTCTGTAGAAACATTTTCGAATAAGATTTTGAAGAATCTAGCTATGGTTGCCAGTGAGGGATATAATGTTAATAAAATATCACCGGCCTATTTAATTGATCAGATCAACGATGAAGAATCACGCAAATTTATATTAAAATTAACATTAGAAGATAGAACAATTAGTAAAAAGTGGGATGATTTTTCATTTAACGGAAAGATAGATAAAGATACAATTGAATACGCAAAAGATACTGTTCGGAATTTTCTTCTTTTCCAAAAGGATTTGGAAATTGAGGAGAATATTAAAATCATTTCTGAGTCGAAAGATGAAAGGCTTCATATTGAATTATTAAAAAGGAACAAAGAATTATATGAAGAGAAAAATGAAATTTTAAGCCATAAACCGGGAATTTAA
- a CDS encoding cache domain-containing protein: MNQLRKNSSAVSYTKILLPTFLTIALFITAIFFVIIPQFENIVIDRKREMIRELTNSAHSMISKWHKLQSEGKISEQEAKSSAINIIRSLRYGSEQKDYFWVTDLLPKMVVHPYRPELDGTNLNNFEDSHGKKLFVEMVEVVKKSSEGYVDYTWQWKDDSLKIVPKLSYVKLFTPWNWVIGTGIYIEDVKDEIARLERKIINISILITILSSLLLFYIAFQNMKSEKRKKLVEDELKESRERYKLLVETSSEGLVMVLDNGQLFYNKTFYSMLGYPETGKAFHLSEIFRTIPKSDIFDFVSLKKLNDNQSFNEKIEAQLIKQNGEFIDAILDLSSISFSNNNGIIISIKDVSINKEIEEALGYEKEKYLALTNQISIGVFRAQADKKLQILEINPALVQLLGAESSNKLINKSLLDYFENQDDVTPFIKDIFTQQVLKNKIIRITKENGTNFISSISAVLVKNSKGENQSIDGIIEDITEQQSSDKEKEKLIANLQSSIIVLSQRIAPYIKKVPICHYLSSVEEAAKLMTAYKSSSIIVSGDNHEEIGIITDGDLRERVTGKNINNSVAVYSIMTAPVVTIKSTASLYDAIFKMQENQIKQLLVKDSLEKLLGILDVQDLFEGSYSNYLFFMENINNAQNVKTLTGFHNYLMHLVHGMIKNNVDLISITKIITLTSDSITKRIINNAIKEIGTPPCNFTFICMGSEGREEQTLSTDQDNAIIFEDVPESEFEITQNYFLKLGRIISDNLNASGYSYCKGQIMSMNVKWCQPLSIWKKYFTRWITSSSPQDLLDLKIFFDFRYVYGDESLTKYLKTHVDHLLKSYDTFFVYLAESILRAELPENILKLKFPIDIKLLLLPVVDFVRLYGLKLNMSTSNTIDRLDSIHEQGVISTTLYNELFFSYKLFMQIRFLHQAELNSLNMPVNNLVTNQNLSEIHFLILKRYMELLKEIKDKINLDFKGTLVR; encoded by the coding sequence ATGAACCAACTCAGAAAAAATTCGAGTGCTGTTTCATACACCAAAATTCTTCTTCCAACATTTTTAACTATTGCCTTGTTTATCACAGCAATTTTCTTTGTTATCATTCCTCAATTTGAAAATATTGTTATTGATAGAAAAAGAGAAATGATAAGGGAGCTTACCAATTCTGCACACAGCATGATAAGTAAATGGCATAAATTGCAAAGTGAAGGTAAAATTTCGGAGCAAGAGGCTAAATCTTCAGCAATCAATATAATTAGAAGTTTACGTTATGGTTCAGAGCAAAAAGACTATTTCTGGGTGACCGACCTTCTACCTAAAATGGTAGTCCATCCATACCGACCAGAATTGGATGGAACTAATCTTAATAATTTCGAAGATTCTCACGGCAAAAAATTATTTGTGGAAATGGTTGAAGTTGTCAAAAAAAGCTCTGAAGGATACGTTGATTATACCTGGCAATGGAAAGATGATTCACTAAAGATCGTTCCAAAATTATCCTATGTAAAATTATTTACCCCTTGGAACTGGGTAATTGGGACCGGTATTTATATCGAAGACGTAAAAGACGAAATAGCACGCCTAGAAAGAAAAATTATTAACATTTCAATATTAATTACAATACTAAGCTCATTACTCCTTTTTTATATAGCCTTTCAAAATATGAAAAGTGAAAAAAGAAAAAAGTTAGTAGAAGATGAACTTAAAGAGTCGCGTGAAAGATACAAGCTACTTGTAGAAACCTCGAGCGAAGGGTTGGTGATGGTACTTGATAATGGACAATTATTTTACAATAAAACCTTTTATTCAATGTTGGGCTATCCTGAGACTGGCAAGGCATTTCATTTAAGCGAAATTTTTCGAACAATTCCCAAGTCGGACATATTTGATTTTGTTTCATTGAAAAAATTGAACGACAATCAATCATTCAATGAAAAAATTGAAGCACAGTTGATAAAACAAAATGGTGAATTTATTGATGCTATACTGGATTTATCCTCCATTTCGTTTTCGAATAACAATGGAATTATAATTAGTATTAAAGATGTAAGCATAAATAAGGAAATTGAAGAAGCTCTGGGCTATGAAAAAGAAAAGTATCTTGCACTCACAAATCAAATATCAATAGGGGTATTTAGAGCACAAGCTGATAAAAAATTGCAAATTTTAGAAATTAATCCGGCACTTGTTCAACTTTTAGGAGCTGAATCGAGTAATAAGTTAATTAATAAATCACTTCTTGATTATTTTGAAAACCAGGATGATGTAACCCCCTTTATAAAAGATATATTTACTCAGCAGGTATTGAAGAACAAAATCATTAGAATAACCAAGGAAAATGGAACAAATTTTATATCCTCTATTTCAGCTGTTCTTGTAAAAAACTCGAAAGGGGAAAATCAATCAATTGATGGCATTATTGAGGATATTACAGAACAGCAAAGTTCGGACAAGGAAAAAGAAAAACTAATTGCAAATCTGCAGTCATCTATTATAGTGCTAAGTCAACGAATCGCTCCTTACATCAAAAAAGTACCAATTTGTCATTATCTCTCTTCAGTTGAAGAGGCAGCAAAATTAATGACCGCATATAAAAGTAGTTCAATTATTGTTTCAGGCGATAATCATGAAGAAATCGGAATAATTACAGACGGAGATCTGCGAGAAAGAGTAACGGGTAAAAATATTAACAATTCTGTTGCCGTTTATTCTATTATGACAGCTCCAGTTGTAACAATAAAATCAACCGCTTCTCTATATGATGCTATCTTTAAAATGCAAGAGAATCAAATAAAGCAGCTTTTAGTTAAGGATTCTTTAGAAAAATTGCTTGGTATTCTTGATGTCCAGGATCTATTTGAGGGTTCATACTCGAATTATTTGTTCTTTATGGAAAACATTAATAATGCCCAAAATGTTAAAACTTTGACCGGCTTTCATAATTATTTAATGCATCTTGTTCATGGAATGATTAAAAATAATGTTGATCTTATAAGTATTACCAAAATCATTACTCTTACCTCAGATTCTATTACCAAAAGAATTATTAACAATGCAATTAAAGAAATTGGGACCCCTCCATGCAATTTTACATTTATATGTATGGGAAGTGAAGGCAGAGAAGAACAAACACTATCCACAGATCAGGATAATGCCATAATTTTTGAAGATGTTCCAGAGTCTGAATTTGAGATTACTCAAAATTATTTTTTAAAACTGGGAAGAATAATTTCAGACAACTTGAATGCTTCAGGGTATTCATACTGTAAAGGACAAATTATGTCCATGAACGTTAAATGGTGTCAACCATTATCTATTTGGAAAAAGTATTTTACAAGGTGGATAACTTCATCTTCACCTCAAGATTTGTTGGATCTCAAAATATTTTTTGATTTCAGATATGTTTATGGGGATGAGAGTTTAACCAAATATTTAAAGACACATGTCGATCATCTTTTAAAGAGTTATGATACTTTTTTTGTTTACCTCGCTGAAAGTATTTTACGGGCTGAACTGCCTGAGAATATTCTTAAACTTAAATTTCCAATAGATATAAAATTATTATTATTACCCGTGGTTGACTTTGTACGACTCTACGGGTTAAAATTAAACATGAGCACAAGCAACACAATTGATAGGTTGGATAGCATTCATGAACAGGGAGTTATTTCAACTACCCTTTATAATGAATTGTTTTTTTCTTATAAACTTTTCATGCAAATTCGTTTTTTACACCAAGCGGAACTGAATTCGCTGAATATGCCGGTTAATAATTTAGTAACTAATCAAAATCTTTCTGAGATTCATTTTCTTATATTAAAAAGATACATGGAGTTATTAAAAGAGATAAAAGATAAAATCAATCTGGATTTTAAGGGAACGCTGGTAAGATAG
- a CDS encoding DJ-1/PfpI family protein, whose amino-acid sequence MFLPSTGFNETEFLLISNEIKKAGYNLFIVSDANSLCIGSNGQKIKNDISLVNANHNNFAGLVIIGGSGIKQYWDNHILHSLSSKFYDAGKLISAICSAPIIFAKVGIKFEKGVCYPADKSIFESYGIEFIDNSVVVSKNVITGKDSASSKEFADTVINFLRKKL is encoded by the coding sequence ATGTTTCTACCATCAACCGGATTTAATGAAACCGAGTTTCTCCTAATTTCTAACGAAATAAAAAAAGCCGGGTATAATTTATTCATTGTCTCGGATGCTAATTCTTTATGTATAGGTTCAAACGGACAAAAAATCAAAAATGATATTAGTCTGGTAAATGCCAATCATAATAATTTTGCCGGATTAGTAATTATTGGTGGAAGCGGAATAAAGCAATATTGGGATAATCATATTCTGCATAGCCTTTCATCCAAATTTTATGATGCCGGAAAATTAATCTCGGCAATTTGCAGCGCGCCAATAATATTTGCCAAAGTGGGAATAAAATTTGAAAAAGGTGTGTGCTATCCAGCCGATAAGTCAATTTTCGAATCTTATGGAATTGAATTTATCGATAACTCTGTTGTTGTTTCAAAAAATGTAATTACGGGGAAGGATAGCGCCTCTTCTAAAGAATTTGCCGATACGGTCATCAATTTTCTCAGAAAAAAACTATAG
- a CDS encoding metallophosphoesterase yields MKIAFISDIHEDYKSLQKALKLISEENCDHIICLGDIIGFALPFYRYIDDRDANICIKLIKENCTTAVIGNHDLFGIKKIPEFKSGFNYEEDWYDKDYNYRSKKAQNRIWLYEDNEIKVKLNDASKDYLSTLKEVQFFEAGELRLMVSHFCYPDFSGSAIFFPSQSFHLEKHFNFMNENLCSISFSGHGHPEGAIRVTEDKFASLKFGKHKLLNESQWIVVPCVARTTRANGILFLNTLEKEIRTVPLK; encoded by the coding sequence ATGAAAATAGCTTTTATAAGCGATATACATGAAGATTACAAAAGTTTGCAAAAAGCTTTAAAACTAATTTCCGAAGAAAATTGTGATCATATAATTTGTCTGGGTGATATAATTGGTTTTGCTCTGCCTTTCTACCGTTATATCGATGATAGAGATGCAAATATTTGTATAAAGTTAATAAAAGAAAATTGTACGACCGCAGTGATAGGCAATCATGATTTATTTGGAATCAAAAAGATCCCCGAGTTCAAATCAGGATTTAATTATGAAGAAGACTGGTACGATAAGGATTATAATTATAGATCAAAAAAAGCACAGAATAGAATTTGGTTATATGAGGATAACGAGATTAAAGTCAAATTGAATGATGCATCAAAAGATTATTTGTCAACACTAAAAGAAGTCCAATTCTTTGAGGCCGGGGAACTACGACTGATGGTTTCACATTTTTGCTATCCCGATTTTTCTGGATCGGCGATTTTTTTTCCATCTCAGAGTTTTCACCTCGAAAAACACTTTAATTTCATGAATGAAAACTTATGTTCGATAAGTTTTTCGGGGCATGGTCATCCGGAAGGTGCGATAAGAGTTACAGAAGATAAGTTTGCCTCATTGAAGTTTGGAAAACACAAATTGCTTAATGAAAGTCAATGGATAGTTGTTCCCTGTGTCGCAAGAACTACACGAGCCAATGGTATTCTTTTCTTGAATACATTAGAGAAAGAAATTAGAACTGTGCCTTTAAAGTAG
- a CDS encoding response regulator, with protein sequence MNEASKPWVLVVEDDFENQKFLKIFLQRRFNVDVCDSADTCYEQLAKHEFDLLIMDISLRGKKDGLQLTKELRSSDNYKNLPIVCLSAHAFQRDKDNAYNAGVDVFITKPVQNHILLAAILKVLKDRRGIDLE encoded by the coding sequence ATGAACGAAGCATCAAAACCCTGGGTTCTGGTTGTCGAAGATGATTTTGAAAATCAAAAGTTTTTAAAAATATTTCTTCAAAGAAGGTTCAATGTTGATGTATGCGATTCTGCCGATACTTGCTACGAACAACTAGCCAAACATGAGTTTGATCTTTTGATTATGGATATCTCACTGCGAGGCAAAAAAGATGGACTTCAACTTACAAAAGAGCTTAGAAGTAGCGATAATTATAAAAATTTACCAATTGTGTGTTTATCTGCTCATGCTTTTCAGAGAGATAAAGATAATGCTTATAATGCCGGGGTTGATGTTTTTATAACTAAACCAGTGCAGAATCATATTTTGCTCGCGGCCATTTTGAAAGTATTGAAAGATAGACGGGGCATCGATTTAGAATAA
- a CDS encoding glycosidase has protein sequence MNNSAALYEINTRIWFSKFDKHNVKNLSEVPDGYWQRLKSLGIDYVWLMGIWKTNESVIDKYCFEEGLVRSYNHALKHWSREDVIGSPYSIDAYEMNPHLGSNKNLLDLKAKLNKIGIKLILDFISNHYSAHSSLIKTHPKIFLQADEESYSIDPHTYFKPFEDCKNYFAHGRDPFFPAWGDTIQLNCFAEESREFSKNVLSNLTQLCDGVRCDMAMLSINNVFKNTWVGIINRNHIEIPKTEYWEEVIGHTKKIRPDFVFIAEAYWDLEYNLQQLGFDYTYDKKLTDRLKFAPVSEIISHLNAEKSFQQKSLRFLENHDEERIVTAIGVEKSKAAAVVISTIQGLRFFHEGQFEGRKIKLPLQLGREPVESEIPHLNEFYEKLLKITSLDVIRKGEWSLQEAIASWPTNETFKNFLAWKWELGDEKILVVINYSNVSSACRIVLDFEGYPEEFVITDLLNDVNYHQNGEEVSRYGLYVDLKPWQAHIFSY, from the coding sequence ATGAATAATTCTGCCGCCTTGTACGAAATAAATACCCGTATCTGGTTTTCTAAATTTGATAAGCATAATGTGAAAAATTTGAGTGAAGTACCCGATGGATATTGGCAAAGACTTAAAAGTTTGGGGATTGATTATGTTTGGTTGATGGGAATATGGAAAACGAATGAATCTGTAATTGATAAGTACTGTTTTGAAGAAGGATTAGTAAGAAGTTATAACCATGCTTTAAAACATTGGTCGCGTGAGGATGTAATAGGCTCGCCATATTCAATAGATGCTTATGAGATGAATCCACATCTCGGAAGTAATAAAAATTTATTAGATCTTAAGGCAAAGCTAAATAAAATAGGAATAAAATTAATTCTCGATTTTATTTCAAATCATTACAGTGCTCATAGTTCATTAATTAAAACGCATCCTAAAATATTTCTTCAGGCCGATGAAGAGTCTTATTCGATTGATCCACATACATATTTTAAACCTTTTGAGGATTGTAAAAATTATTTTGCTCATGGGCGCGATCCATTTTTCCCGGCTTGGGGAGATACAATTCAGCTAAATTGTTTTGCAGAAGAATCAAGAGAGTTTTCAAAAAATGTATTATCAAACTTAACTCAATTATGCGATGGCGTTCGTTGTGACATGGCAATGCTTTCCATTAATAATGTATTTAAAAATACTTGGGTTGGGATAATTAATCGTAATCATATTGAAATTCCAAAAACCGAATATTGGGAAGAGGTAATTGGGCATACAAAGAAAATACGCCCCGATTTTGTCTTTATAGCCGAGGCATATTGGGATTTAGAGTATAATCTTCAACAGCTGGGCTTCGATTATACATATGATAAAAAATTAACCGATAGATTGAAATTTGCGCCAGTTTCCGAAATAATTTCGCACTTAAACGCAGAAAAGTCGTTTCAGCAAAAATCACTCCGGTTTCTTGAAAATCATGATGAAGAAAGAATTGTAACTGCAATTGGAGTAGAAAAATCTAAAGCTGCGGCTGTCGTAATTAGTACAATTCAGGGATTAAGATTTTTTCATGAGGGACAATTTGAAGGTAGAAAAATTAAATTACCTCTTCAGCTTGGGCGGGAGCCAGTAGAATCTGAAATTCCCCATCTCAATGAATTTTATGAAAAATTATTAAAGATTACCTCGCTTGATGTTATTAGAAAAGGAGAGTGGTCGTTACAAGAAGCTATAGCTTCTTGGCCCACAAACGAAACTTTTAAAAATTTTCTCGCGTGGAAATGGGAATTGGGAGATGAAAAAATTTTAGTAGTAATTAATTATTCCAATGTTAGCTCTGCGTGCCGGATTGTTTTAGATTTTGAGGGATATCCAGAGGAGTTTGTAATTACCGATTTACTCAATGATGTAAATTATCACCAAAATGGCGAAGAGGTCTCTCGTTATGGATTGTATGTTGATCTAAAGCCATGGCAAGCACACATATTCAGCTATTAG
- a CDS encoding DUF485 domain-containing protein, whose protein sequence is MGIKVDRVNDILSSEKFKDLVKKRLVVSMTLTAIILIVYFGFILTIAFYKDFLSIKIGDYITLGLPIGIGIILFAWILTGIYTRWANQKYDKSVRELRNEILEK, encoded by the coding sequence ATGGGAATTAAAGTTGACCGTGTAAATGATATTCTAAGTTCTGAAAAGTTTAAAGATTTAGTAAAAAAGAGACTCGTAGTTTCAATGACACTTACCGCTATTATTTTAATAGTGTATTTTGGCTTTATACTTACTATTGCCTTCTATAAAGATTTTCTCTCCATTAAAATTGGGGACTATATCACACTCGGACTTCCAATTGGAATCGGTATTATTCTGTTTGCTTGGATTCTAACGGGCATCTACACCCGTTGGGCAAATCAAAAATATGATAAATCGGTTAGAGAATTACGAAACGAAATTCTTGAGAAATAA
- a CDS encoding sodium/solute symporter (Members of the Solute:Sodium Symporter (SSS), TC 2.A.21 as described in tcdb.org, catalyze solute:Na+ symport. Known solutes for members of the family include sugars, amino acids, nucleosides, inositols, vitamins, urea or anions, depending on the system.) — MDTVQSTLGQVNIASVIIFFAFVAITLAITYWAAKKTKTTSEFYAADRSISGFQNGLALSGDYMSAASFLGIAGMVSLKGYDGLIYSIGFLVGWPLVMFLIAEPLRNLGKFTFADVVAYRLKQKPVRIASSIGSLMTIVFYLIAQMVGAGSLVNILFGFPYEYAVIIVGIVMIAYVLFGGMLATTWVQIIKAVLLLSGATFLVIMTLAQFGMNPITLFEQAAIKYGDAVLSPGGFVTNPWDAISLGIALILGTAGLPHILMRFFTVPDAKQARKSVFVATGFIGYFYILTFFIGFGAMVLVGQDTVSSFDKGGNMAALLLAEFVGGQFFLGFIAAVAFATILAVVAGLTLSGASTLSHDLYVNVIKKGKTDEVGEVKVARIATLIIGALAISLGLIFKGQNVAFMVGLAFAIAASANFPSLLLSIIWKKFTTKGAVASIITGSTLAVILIILSPTVWVDIFHNPEAIFGLKNPAIISMTASFAIGIIVSLLTTENDAADKFEDEKLRTYLGIGAE, encoded by the coding sequence TTGGATACAGTTCAATCAACTCTCGGGCAGGTTAATATTGCATCTGTAATTATATTTTTTGCATTTGTCGCGATAACTCTTGCGATAACTTATTGGGCAGCAAAAAAAACAAAAACTACTTCTGAATTCTATGCCGCCGATAGAAGTATTTCCGGATTTCAGAATGGTTTAGCTTTATCGGGTGATTATATGAGTGCTGCTTCATTTTTGGGAATTGCCGGTATGGTTTCACTTAAAGGTTACGATGGTTTAATTTACTCAATTGGATTTTTGGTAGGTTGGCCTTTAGTGATGTTTTTGATTGCAGAGCCACTTAGAAATTTAGGAAAGTTTACTTTTGCCGATGTTGTTGCATATCGTTTAAAACAAAAACCGGTTAGAATTGCCTCATCAATTGGATCATTAATGACCATAGTATTTTATCTCATCGCTCAGATGGTAGGTGCTGGATCTTTAGTAAATATTTTATTTGGATTTCCATACGAGTATGCTGTTATAATTGTTGGAATTGTGATGATTGCATATGTATTGTTTGGCGGAATGCTTGCAACAACATGGGTACAGATAATTAAAGCAGTATTGCTTCTCAGCGGGGCTACTTTTTTAGTAATTATGACTTTGGCTCAATTTGGAATGAACCCAATCACTCTTTTTGAACAAGCGGCAATAAAGTATGGAGATGCCGTTTTATCCCCGGGAGGATTTGTTACAAACCCATGGGATGCAATTTCTCTTGGAATTGCCCTGATACTTGGCACAGCAGGTCTACCCCACATTTTAATGAGATTTTTTACTGTACCCGATGCTAAGCAAGCAAGAAAATCGGTTTTTGTGGCTACTGGTTTTATTGGCTATTTCTACATACTTACCTTTTTTATTGGATTTGGTGCCATGGTGTTAGTCGGTCAAGATACTGTTAGCAGTTTTGATAAGGGGGGAAATATGGCCGCCCTATTATTGGCTGAATTTGTTGGTGGACAATTTTTCCTTGGATTTATTGCCGCGGTTGCTTTCGCGACAATTCTTGCGGTAGTAGCCGGATTAACTTTGTCGGGTGCTTCAACCTTGTCTCATGATCTTTACGTTAATGTAATTAAAAAAGGCAAAACTGATGAAGTAGGAGAAGTAAAGGTTGCACGAATTGCTACATTAATTATTGGAGCATTGGCAATTTCCCTTGGGTTAATCTTTAAAGGGCAGAATGTTGCGTTTATGGTAGGACTAGCATTTGCAATTGCAGCCAGCGCAAACTTTCCTTCCCTTCTACTTTCTATTATTTGGAAAAAGTTTACTACTAAAGGTGCAGTCGCAAGTATTATTACAGGCTCTACATTGGCGGTTATTCTTATAATCCTGAGCCCAACAGTCTGGGTAGATATCTTCCACAATCCTGAAGCAATATTTGGTTTAAAAAATCCTGCAATTATATCAATGACCGCATCATTTGCAATCGGAATAATAGTATCATTACTCACAACAGAAAATGACGCGGCAGACAAATTTGAAGATGAAAAACTTAGGACTTATCTCGGAATTGGCGCAGAATAA